A single genomic interval of Polaribacter vadi harbors:
- the rlmF gene encoding 23S rRNA (adenine(1618)-N(6))-methyltransferase RlmF, whose translation MKEKGLHPKNKFDKGYNFDELIKVNPKLKPFVATNKYDSVTIDFSNPEAVKELNKALLFTYDAISVWDFPDANLCPPIPGRLDYIHHLNDLISSEENIKILDIGTGATCIYPLLGVAEYHWDFVATDIDLDSLDTAQDIIYDNKLESKIELRQQLDEQQILKGILKDEDSFSATICNPPFYKSAEEAQGANKRKNRNLGNNAVRNFSGNNNELWYVGGEKAFLHNYLYESSLFKEKSNWFTSLVSKKENVESLEKSSKKLGVKEFKVIPMSQGNKVTRIVCWRF comes from the coding sequence ATGAAAGAAAAAGGACTTCACCCAAAAAATAAGTTTGATAAAGGATACAATTTTGATGAATTAATTAAAGTAAATCCGAAGTTAAAGCCATTTGTTGCAACGAATAAATACGATTCAGTTACAATTGACTTTTCGAATCCTGAAGCCGTAAAAGAACTCAATAAAGCATTGTTGTTTACTTATGATGCAATTTCGGTTTGGGATTTTCCTGACGCTAATTTATGTCCTCCAATTCCTGGAAGGTTAGATTATATTCATCATTTAAATGATTTAATTTCATCCGAAGAAAATATAAAAATTTTGGATATTGGTACAGGAGCAACGTGTATTTATCCACTTTTAGGAGTTGCAGAATACCATTGGGATTTTGTGGCAACAGACATCGATTTAGATTCTTTAGATACTGCTCAAGATATAATTTACGATAATAAACTGGAGTCTAAAATAGAATTACGACAACAATTAGATGAACAACAAATTTTAAAAGGAATTTTAAAGGATGAAGATTCATTTTCGGCGACTATTTGCAATCCGCCTTTTTACAAATCTGCTGAAGAAGCGCAAGGAGCAAACAAACGTAAAAACAGAAATTTAGGAAATAATGCTGTGAGAAATTTCTCTGGAAACAACAACGAACTTTGGTATGTTGGAGGAGAGAAGGCTTTTTTACACAATTATTTGTACGAAAGTTCTTTATTTAAAGAAAAAAGTAACTGGTTTACAAGCTTAGTTTCTAAAAAGGAAAACGTAGAAAGTTTAGAGAAATCGTCTAAAAAATTAGGTGTAAAGGAGTTTAAAGTTATTCCAATGAGTCAAGGAAACAAAGTTACTAGAATTGTTTGTTGGAGATTTTAG
- a CDS encoding LysM peptidoglycan-binding domain-containing protein, whose product MKAKYQSVLDLGEKLNIQNGDVKEEGGKLKINGTAKTQYEKNLLWDEIKRVGGENPTDLVADIKVEDTSVFAYHTVEKGETLGKIAKQYYGNPSKYTAIFKANGNILKNPDVIHPGQELVIPNL is encoded by the coding sequence ATGAAAGCAAAATATCAAAGTGTATTAGATTTAGGAGAAAAGTTAAACATCCAAAATGGTGATGTAAAAGAAGAAGGTGGTAAATTAAAAATTAATGGAACTGCCAAAACTCAATATGAAAAAAACCTTCTTTGGGATGAAATAAAAAGAGTTGGTGGTGAAAACCCAACTGATTTAGTTGCAGACATTAAAGTAGAAGATACTTCAGTTTTTGCATATCATACAGTAGAAAAAGGAGAAACTTTAGGAAAAATAGCAAAACAATATTATGGAAATCCTTCAAAATATACCGCTATTTTTAAAGCAAATGGAAATATTTTAAAAAATCCAGATGTAATTCATCCAGGTCAAGAATTAGTGATTCCTAATTTATAA
- a CDS encoding DUF1573 domain-containing protein, whose translation MKKILILFSLVLITTSCFRKPDLESARKTKMEIIDPERHYYPILRGSELTAEFKIYNRGNEPLIIYDVQASCGCIELDFPTGSIGKDDFGFIVLDYDSAKNIGYVEFFVTILANTEKDVFTTVKFDLNVVTSPHYTQDYEEIYLERRKAKLAGAVDGDLTKQGYYIDEERTVR comes from the coding sequence ATGAAAAAAATTTTAATATTATTCTCCTTGGTTTTGATCACAACTTCTTGCTTTAGAAAGCCAGATTTAGAAAGTGCAAGAAAAACAAAAATGGAGATTATTGATCCTGAAAGACACTATTATCCTATTTTACGTGGCTCAGAACTAACAGCCGAATTTAAAATATATAACAGAGGTAATGAGCCTTTAATTATTTACGATGTACAAGCTTCTTGTGGTTGTATAGAGTTAGATTTTCCAACTGGTTCTATTGGTAAAGACGATTTTGGCTTTATAGTTTTAGATTATGATAGTGCAAAAAATATTGGTTATGTAGAGTTTTTTGTAACCATTCTTGCTAACACAGAAAAAGACGTATTTACCACTGTTAAATTCGATTTAAACGTAGTTACATCACCTCATTACACGCAAGATTATGAGGAAATTTATTTAGAAAGAAGAAAAGCTAAATTAGCTGGAGCAGTTGATGGAGATTTAACAAAACAGGGGTATTATATTGACGAAGAAAGAACAGTAAGATAA